In the Wyeomyia smithii strain HCP4-BCI-WySm-NY-G18 chromosome 2, ASM2978416v1, whole genome shotgun sequence genome, one interval contains:
- the LOC129724378 gene encoding phenoloxidase 8-like: protein MSNNQKLLTLLQRPLEPTFYPKDNGKTVIDLPENYLTERYRPIGESLQSRFGSDADTRIPVRNVGTPNIAFAEVIDRRGGFSLFNRKHREIAGELIGLFLNQPDVDSLMSVGAYARDRLNPMLFQYALSVAVQHRQDTKDLNIPSLLELFPDSFVDPSVFPKLREEGAVVTQENRMTIDVPMNYTASEREDEQRLAYFREDIGVNLHHWHWHLVYPGDGPDSVVRKDRRGELFYYMHQQLIARYNVERFCARLGRVQPLNNLRVPLPEGYFPKIIRSSNNRAFPPRPQNQLLRDVNRVADNVIFSINDLERWGSRIAEGIDAGFVMGPNGQRIPLTETTGVDILGNIMEPSSLSVNRQYYGSYHGDMHNVIAYSHDPDNRFLEGYGVVGEFQTAMRDPSFYRLHCEVDNMFHRFKNTLQPYPANQLNYEGIQIQSLTAQLNRANAPANVLLTYWQRSQVDLATGLDFGPQGNIFASFTHLQHAPFTYRISVNNSSGAMRRGTCRIFIGPKVDERNSPLTYQEQRILMIELDKFTVNLNPGVNNIVRRSEQSSVTIPYERTFRQVALSNQPGTEAFRFCNCGWPHHLLLPKGTPEGKQFDMFAMISDYTNDTVNQEFDENVNCNDSHSFCGLRDRLYPDRRAMGYPFDRRGPTNVSTLQDFVRANSNMLLTNVQIRFTNTVIART, encoded by the exons ATGTCCAACAATCAAAAGTTACTCACACTGCTGCAGCGCCCTTTGGAGCCTACGTTCTACCCAAAGGACAATGGAAAAACGGTTATCGATCTGCCGGAGAATTATCTTACTGAACGGTACCGTCCGATTGGGGAGAGCCTCCAAAGTCGCTTTGGCAGTGACGCCGATACTAGAATTCCAGTCCGTAATGTAGGGACACCAAACATAGCTTTCGCTGAAGTGATTGATCGCCGTGGTGGATTCTCTTTATTCAACCGGAAACATCGTGAAATTGCCGGAGAACTGATAGGCTTATTTCTGAACCAACCCGATGTAGATTCTTTGATGAGTGTAGGCGCGTACGCAAGAGACCGCTTGAATCCGATGTTGTTTCAATACGCTTTATCAGTTGCGGTGCAGCACAGACAAGATACGAAGGATTTAAATATTCCTTCTCTGTTGGAACTATTCCCGGACTCATTCGTCGATCCTTCAGTTTTTCCGAAGTTACGAGAAGAAGGAGCTGTAGTGACACAAGAAAATCGG ATGACGATTGATGTTCCCATGAATTACACTGCATCGGAACGTGAGGATGAACAAAGGTTAGCATATTTCCGCGAAGATATTGGCGTgaatttgcatcattggcattgGCATTTAGTGTACCCTGGTGATGGGCCAGATTCAGTAGTCCGAAAAGATAGAAGAGGCGAGCTGTTTTACTACATGCACCAACAATTAATCGCTCGATACAATGTCGAAAGATTTTGCGCTCGACTTGGTCGTGTTCAGCCGTTAAACAATTTGAGAGTTCCACTACCTGAAGGTTACTTCCCAAAAATTATTAGGAGCTCAAACAACCGTGCATTTCCACCACGGCCACAAAATCAACTCTTGAGGGATGTTAATCGTGTGGCCGATAATGTAATTTTTAGTATCAACGATTTAGAACGCTGGGGAAGTCGGATTGCCGAAGGTATTGATGCTGGTTTCGTAATGGGA CCAAATGGACAGCGGATCCCATTAACTGAAACTACCGGTGTTGACATTTTAGGCAATATTATGGAACCATCCTCTTTGTCAGTAAACAGACAATATTATGGTAGTTATCATGGCGATATGCACAATGTGATTGCATATAGTCATGATCCTGATAATCGATTCCTGGAAGGTTATGGTGTTGTTGGAGAATTCCAGACGGCTATGCGTGATCCAAGTTTTTATCGTTTGCATTGCGAAGTAGATAATATGTTCCACCGTTTTAAGAATACTTTGCAACCTTATCCGGCGAACCAGTTGAATTATGAAGGTATTCAAATTCAATCACTCACCGCGCAGTTGAATCGGGCAAACGCACCCGCAAATGTTCTTTTGACTTACTGGCAACGCTCACAGGTGGATTTAGCGACAGGATTGGACTTTGGGCCGCAAGGAAACATATTTGCTTCTTTTACCCATCTTCAGCATGCTCCGTTCACTTACCGTATATCTGTTAACAATAGCAGTGGAGCAATGAGACGTGGTACTTGTCGCATTTTTATTGGGCCCAAAGTTGACGAACGCAATTCGCCATTGACGTATCAAGAACAGCGAATTTTGATGATCGAATTAGATAAATTTACAGTTAATT TGAACCCAGGAGTCAATAACATTGTCCGTCGTTCTGAACAGTCAAGCGTCACCATCCCATACGAGAGAACTTTCCGACAGGTAGCACTTTCCAATCAACCAGGCACGGAGGCATTCAGATTTTGTAACTGTGGATGGCCACATCATTTGCTACTGCCAAAGGGAACACCAGAAGGAAAACAGTTTGATATGTTTGCTATGATTTCTGATTACACCAACGATACAGTAAACCAGGAGTTTGATGAAAATGTTAACTGTAACGATTCACACTCATTCTGTGGACTTCGTGATCGTCTTTATCCAGACCGTCGCGCCATGGGTTATCCATTCGATCGTCGTGGTCCCACCAACGTAAGCACATTACAGGATTTCGTCAGAGCGAATAGTAATATGTTACTGACAAATGTGCAGATTAGGTTCACTAACACTGTCATTGCTAGGACTTAA
- the LOC129724377 gene encoding phenoloxidase 8-like, whose amino-acid sequence MSDWRTGFLCLMTRPYEPLFYPKYGGETFMVLPENYLTDRYRPLSGLIGERFGKYTTNHIVIKPIDLPNLSYAESIPRHCTFNFFGAGQRKIAGRLIEDFMKQPDPEALLSVASYARDRLNPTLFQYALSVALQHRKDTGGIYMPSLLEMFPLRFVDPLVVPRLKEEGFVVSSSQRMSIDIPLNYTASDGQPEQKLAYFREDIGVNLHHWHWHLVYPAEGPFEIVNKDRRGELFFYMHRQIVARYNTERFCNFLPPTVPLRNLREPIPEPYYPKILNSATNVTYPARHKNMTLTHMSRPADDAVATVLEIESYTGRFMEAAKSGEVVLPNEERMKLNEVTGIDVLANLLENSILSVNIPYYGNIHSTIHDLVAFIHDPDGEFLEGPGVIGDLATALRDPIFYRLHWFVDDMFELYKQTLAPYSKNELGFSGVTVENVSVQVTNRKTSANRLLTFWQRFQVDLGIGLDFGPEGNVVATFTHLQHAPFIYRINVSNHSQKVRRGTVRIFLAPIFDGDSEMLSFDQQRRHVIELDKFAVDLNPGTNNIIRSSEESSVTIPFERTFRRQDIGMMPGNERFIFCNCGWPDHMLLPKGTSKGTPYELIVMVSDFIEDSVVEFDELQDCSDSHSYCGLRDRLYPDRRAMGYPFDRTFNTDIAHIDDLVQQFSNINRAVVEIRFTNTVISRT is encoded by the exons ATGTCTGATTGGAGAACAGGCTTTCTGTGTCTTATGACACGTCCATACGAACCGCTTTTTTATCCAAAGTATGGAGGAGAAACGTTTATGGTTTTACCAGAAAATTATTTAACGGACCGATACCGACCACTATCCGGATTGATTGGTGAACGCTTCGGGAAGTATACTACTAATCATATCGTCATAAAACCCATCGATCTTCCCAATTTAAGTTATGCGGAATCGATTCCGCGACATTgcacttttaattttttcggtGCTGGACAGCGTAAAATTGCTGGTAGATTGATAGaagattttatgaaacaaccTGATCCCGAGGCACTTCTCTCTGTGGCGTCGTACGCTAGGGACCGTTTGAACCCAACGTTATTTCAATATGCTCTGTCAGTAGCATTACAGCATCGAAAAGATACTGGGGGTATTTATATGCCTTCATTGCTGGAAATGTTTCCATTGCGATTCGTAGATCCATTAGTAGTGCCACGACTGAAGGAAGAAGGTTTTGTTGTCAGCTCATCGCAAAGGATGTCTATTGACATACCATTGAATTATACGGCTTCCGATGGTCAACCGGAACAAAAACTGGCATACTTTAGAGAGGATATTGGAGTGAATCTACACCATTGGCATTGGCATCTGGTTTACCCAGCTGAAGGTCCTTTTGAAATTGTAAATAAGGATAGACGAGGGGAGTTATTTTTCTATATGCATCGACAAATAGTTGCACGATACAATACAGAGAGATTCTGTAATTTTTTACCACCAACAGTACCACTCAGAAATCTACGTGAACCTATTCCAGAACCTTACtatccgaaaattttaaatagcGCAACGAATGTTACTTATCCGGCGAGACATAAAAATATGACGTTAACT CACATGAGTAGGCCAGCGGATGATGCAGTAGCAACAGTTCTTGAAATAGAGAGTTATACCGGACGATTTATGGAAGCTGCAAAAAGTGGGGAAGTCGTTCTT CCAAATGAAGAGCGCATGAAACTGAATGAAGTAACAGGAATAGATGTATTagcaaacttattggaaaattcCATCTTGTCTGTAAACATCCCCTATTACGGCAATATTCACTCGACAATTCATGACTTGGTGGCGTTCATCCACGATCCCGATGGGGAATTCTTGGAAGGTCCAGGCGTAATTGGAGACTTAGCAACCGCACTTCGCGATCCCATTTTTTATCGCCTTCACTGGTTTGTGGATGATATGTTCGAACTTTACAAACAAACGTTAGCTCCGTACAGCAAGAATGAGCTGGGATTTTCAGGTGTTACTGTGGAAAACGTTTCAGTACAAGTTACAAATAGGAAAACGTCTGCTAATCGATTACTTACATTTTGGCAACGTTTTCAAGTAGATCTGGGCATTGGATTAGATTTTGGACCAGAAGGCAATGTTGTTGCGACATTTACACATCTTCAGCACGCTCCATTCATCTATCGCATCAATGTTTCGAATCATTCCCAGAAGGTTCGTCGAGGAACCGTTAGAATCTTTTTGGCCCCAATTTTCGATGGCGACAGTGAAATGCTTTCTTTTGACCAACAACGCCGACACGTCATTGAATTGGACAAGTTTGCAGTAGACT TAAACCCAGGAACAAACAACATTATCCGTTCATCGGAGGAATCTAGCGTGACAATACCGTTCGAAAGGACTTTTCGACGCCAAGACATAGGAATGATGCCAGGAAACGAGCGTTTTATATTCTGCAATTGTGGTTGGCCAGACCACATGCTACTTCCAAAAGGAACTTCAAAAGGAACACCATACGAGCTCATCGTAATGGTATCGGATTTCATAGAGGACTCAGTGGTCGAATTCGATGA GCTTCAAGATTGTAGCGATTCGCATTCTTATTGTGGACTTAGAGATCGACTCTATCCTGATCGCAGAGCAATGGGTTATCCGTTCGACAGGACTTTTAACACCGATATCGCACACATCGATGACCTCGTTCAACAATTCAGCAATATCAATAGAGCGGTTGTGGAAATTCGCTTCACGAACACGGTAATTTCTAGAACTTAA